In the Pogona vitticeps strain Pit_001003342236 chromosome 2, PviZW2.1, whole genome shotgun sequence genome, tggtgtgtgtgtgttttcccctcccTGCTCTTCATCCCGAGGCAGATGGTggctttttaattgtttatttgtgAGTGGGTGGGCGAGGGGAGAGattcagggggtgggtgggccatgGCCTCTTTTTGAAGGAAAGGTGTTGGGGTGGAGCAGGGGGGGGCTTCTTTGGTGTTTCAGTTTTTGGGTGAGCGCATTGCTTTTTGGGTGTGGAGGCGCTAGACGGGGACAGCGGCAGAAGTGGGGTGGTGGGGGAGTCGGGGCACATGGGGCACTGGGGTGactgtttctttgctttcagGGAGAATTGTTTTTGGGGACACTGGTGGGGTAGGgggtgcagggagggagagagcagtTGCAGCACAGCACTGAGGAGTTTATGGTgtttgtggggagggagggagggagggagggagggagagaggattgGTTTGGGATTGGAGGGGGGTGGGCCAGGCTGCCTTCACCCCCCTTTTTCGGTAGGATTTGCTTTTGGGCAGTCTTCTCCCATCCAGTGTTTCTGTGGGGTGGGGTTGGAGGGTTGTGGGGGATGGATTATGTGGATTGTGTGTGGGTTAGGGATGTACTGCTTGTCGGGTGCTCCCCCCTcgccttcctccctcttttttcctccttttctgagGCTCGTGTTTGcagctcttttttgggggggagtctGTGTTCTGTCCCTTTCTCTGTCGCTCTACCTGGAGGCCAGAGGAAGTGGTGGTTTTGGTTGGTGGGGTGCATGGAGGGTCCTTTGTCATTTGGTGCTGCGATGggtggaggaggtgggggtggagcaGAGTGTTGCGCCTGGTGGTGGAGGTGGCGCTGGGGTGTCTCTTGTGCATTGGGCTCCTCTTTTCTCTGGTGGCGGGGAGGTGGAGGGTGTTGGAGACCCAGCAGGTTCTTCCAGCGCTCATGGGGGTAGGGTGACGGAGGGTGATTGAGTGTCCATTTGTCCCTTTTTGTTCCTTGGGGAGTTTTGTTGTGTCGCAGGCGGGGgtcaggaggaggggggaagagatgaGCATTGACTTGGCAGTGTGGGTTGCAGGGGGGATGGGGAATGGAGGGGGTACTCTTGGGGGACAGGCACAACATGCCCCTCtgacacgcccacccatgagtgcAGGGGTGCCCCACCCCAACCGGTCCGCAAATAGAGCCCCCACCCTGGAACCAGTCTGAAAAATGATGggcaccactgctttagaggaccgCGAGCATGACAGGCCCAGCGCATGAGCAGACTTCCTGCTCCCTCCGTGCCAAATGTGGTGTTGATCCAAGGGCCTGTTTCAGACTTCTAATATCTTGTTTGGGCCCccccatcttttgattttgcttgtagaaaCCCTGCATCTCTTCCAATGGAACATATATGGCATGATTATTGTTGTGTCATAATGTAAAACTTGGAGTAGCAAAGATCTCGAGTAGACATtgccttgttttctttctgttctgctAAAGGACCCCAGATACACAACAGTTAAGATTTGGGTTagttgatatttagtccagtgtGACAATTAATATGGTGGCATCAGGCCCTTTCGTATCAGGTTTCTTGGAACCCTAATAAATGTGCCTCCCCTGTTCACCCTTTCCAGGAGGTCAAAGGCATCCAGTGAGCTTGCTGCCCTTTCTGGTTTCTTTTATAGCCACTCTATATAGAAGATTTATCAACCTTTCAATTGCACCTGACCTTGGTTTGCCTGGCAAAGACCTCGTGATCTATGTGGATAGAATTTGTTGCAAATCTATTCAAAATGGAAGAGGCTTTTTTTTACAATCCTGATGACAACCGAGGTGTGAAGCCTGGGACCTCCTCTTGGATGAGTCTCAAAGTCCGGATGTCCAGGATtctgcagtggccaggagtgcctttgcacccTTAAAACGAGGGCACCAGCGTCGCCTCCTCCTGGCGGGGTCCCGTTTGGCCACGTAGACACATGCCTTAGTCACATCCAGGCAGAATGAGTCTAATGCCATCTTTGTTATAGCAGCGCATATGGATTTAAAGTGTTGTACCACCCTGCTCTGAGTGTGTTCTGGTGTTGCACTCTATGTGGAGCTTCCTCTGGAAAGTGTCCGGAAACTTCTGCAGGTGCAGaatgcaacaaacaaaacaaccacaGAAACCCTGTTATGGCTCCAGAGGCTATTCATCCATTTCCCGGCAGAATTCAAAATGCtgtaccttcctgctttgaatgtgttctggtgttgtttatatttttttcccttgtaatccttttatccttttttgtattgtatactcacagttcttagctttaaatacatttttaaaataatgtaagacacgctgagtcctttttaaggagaaaggcagcacaaatCATATTTTATATCAACAACTTTTCTAAAATGCTTGGTTTATATTTGGAAGGATTCccttccagtggccagttctgatcatGGCATCATAGAAAGAGGTACCGGATATGCCGCCGTACTAGGCGACGGGccgtattagacgaccccccaAAATGCGGCGCTGGGAAGAggcttggggtggtggtggcaggaggccaaagaggaggaagagggaaaggtgaCAGGTGAGGGAGCGAGTGCTGTTTCCCTctctccatctgcctgcctgcccgcctgcgttcctccccggccagcgcggccccgcatcactctctcgGCGGCAgcggtggctccttcctggcacccggcgtacaagacaggtcccccacttggaggcatgttttggggggcccaaaagtcatcttgtacgccggcatatacggtatttcagggatttttcttttaatatttttaataatttcagagggcaaataagtgaaacagtggataaCAATCCCGCTGATACGAGGGTCCTGCTTTATATTGAACAATATAAAATTTTTCTCCAAACAACTATCTATACTATTAATATTCTATTTATGTGAAAAATATTAAGAGAATATAAAGCACTCATACTGGAACCTTATAAAACAGAATTTTCTGTATCATCTCCCCCAACTTTGCCccattccctccctcttcctcctctacctACCACCCATCCCCGCTTCCCTTGCCaacctcctttccctcctcccccaccaAAAGCAGTGAGGTGACCAAGCCTCTGGCTCCTACAGCTTGGCTGTTCCATGTGGGTTATGCCGGGGAGGCGAAAAGCAATGCTTCTCAGGAAAGGACCCTTCCCACTCTCATGACCTTCCTTACTGCACATGGATATAAATGTTTGTTATTTCATAACCGGAAAGCCCGGCACTTCAAGGCAGCTGAAGGTCTTCCCATGTTCCATACATTATGAGGCTTCTCACttggtgtgggtcctttgatgtgaatgtACATTGTCATATTTTACATCAACAACTTTTCTAACGTGCTTGGTATTTCAGGgagttttcttttaatagttttaatatttcctgacagcagataagtgaaacggTGGATAACAATCCCACTGATGCGAGGGTCCTACTTTATATTGAACGACGTAACATTTTCCTAAAACATCTATGTATACTACTAATATCCTTTTCATGAGAAAAATATTAAGTACTCATACTGTAACCTTATAAAACAGGATTTTCTCTATAATCTCCCCCAATTttgtccccttccctccctctccccgccTCCTCTACCTACCACCCTTCCCCCCACCAAAAGTAGTGAGGTGATATAGCTTCTGGATTCTACGATTGGGCTGTTCTACATGGGTTACGCCAAGGAGGCCAAAAGCAATGCTTCTCAGGAAAGGACCCTCCCCACTCTCATGACCTTCCTTACTGCACATGGACATAAATGAATAAGCATGTTTGTTATTTCATAACAGAGAAGCCCAGCAGTTCAAGGCAGCTGAAGGTCTTCCCAtgttccatgcatttatgaggcTTCTCACttggtgtgggtcctttgatgtgaatgtAGACCGTCACTCCggcagaagctctttccacattccatgcacctaaacggtttctctcctgtgtggatcctttgatgtattCGTAGACCTCCACTCTGACGGAAGCTCGTcccacattctaggcatttaaagggtttctccccagtgtggattctttgatgtctactcaagtGACTGCtctcactgaagctcttcccacattcctcacacgtaaagggtttctcccctgtgtggatcctttggtgtgcACGTAGACCTCCACTCTGACAGAAGCTCGTcccacattctaggcatttaaagggcttctccccagtgtgagtcctttgatgtaaattaAAATGACTGCTCttattgaagctctttccacattccatgcacttaaatggtttctcccctgtatggattctttGATGGTCTCTGTATGATCCTCTGTCgcggaaactctttccacattccatgcatttatatggtttctctccagtgtggttTCTTTTATGTGTATTCAGGTAAtccctctgactgaagctcttcccacattcctcacacgtaaagggtttctcccctgtgtggatcctttggtgggCACGTAGACCTCCACTCTGACAGAAGCTcatcccacattccaggcatttaaagggtttctccccagtgtgagtccttagATGTAAATTAAAACTATAGCtccgattgaagctctttccacattccatgcacttaaatggtttctcccctgtatggattctttGATGGTCTCTATATGATCTTCTGTtgctgaaactctttccacattccatgcatttatatggtttctccgcagtgtggatcctttgatgtgaactgagGCTACTGCTGAAACTGAAGCTTTTCTCACATTCCTCGCatgtaaagggtttctcccctgtgtggattcttttatGTGTATTCAGGTAACCCttctgactgaagcttttcccacattcctcacacataaagggtttctcccctgtgtggattcttttatGTGTATTCAGGTAACCCTTCTgaatgaagctcttcccacattcctcacacataaagggtttctcccctgtgtggatcctttgatgtaaattaaaactattgctctgattgaagctctttccacactccatgcacttaattggtttctcccctgtatggattctttGATGGTTTCTAGATGATCCACTGACACTGAAGCTCTTGCCTCATTCAACACATTTGTATGGTTACTGGCcagtgtggatcctctggtgtgAATTTAAGTGTccactctttccacattccaatcatttatatggtttctcccgtTTTGGTCTCTCCCCTGTTTCGGagacaaaaggaagaaaggaatctTATTGCTAGgccagaaaagaaatggaagacaTTGGAGATTATACCAAGTTTCCTCATCCCCaagggtccttccttccttccttccttccttccttccttccttccttccttccttccttccttccttccttccttccttccttccttccttccttccttccttccttccttccttccttccttccttccttccttccttccttccttccttccttccttccttccttccttccttccttccttctttgtaccCTCTGCTGAACTCTGGATTTCCGTCAGAATTTGACACCCTTTTCCAAGCTAAACTCTTTGATACTTGGACTGAATCCTAATTCCCTGATGGACATCATGGAACTCCAAGACAGCAGAAGCTCGTGGTAAGTGACTCAACAGATACTTAATCCCGTGGATATGGGAGTGCTCCTGTGATCTTTTAACTTGTTTAGTCTTGTTCTCTCCAGCTGCAATGGTTACTTACCCTATCCGTTTTCTGACTTTGTACCTTACTGACATGACAAAGGAATTCTCAAAGGCTTCTATACAACTCTACATGCTATCTGTGTACCCAGTTTATCACTCTCACCCAGTAGATCAGCTAAGGTATGTGGTTTATGGTCATTAGATATTTCAAATGTAAACAACTGTGTTTTAAGTGTTTTACATCAAAACATGGAGGTTCTCCCCACGTTCGACCCACTGATCTCACAGAGGAGGCTCATGAAGGTTTAATTGAGCTGAAATGCCTTGGTCTGCATGGGggaaggaaggcttcagcagatAAATTCTTAAGATAAATTCTTTCCCATAGGTCCCTACCAAGTgctaattttttgggggggggggttgatgcaTTTCCTCTCCTCTGTGAGGGTCCCACAAGGAGGACTGGATTGAGGCATACCAGCCACATCAGGTACAAGGGCCTGACTAACCAGTCACAGAATTTAGTTTGGTGGACACCAGGATGGCCTCTGCACAAACAGGTGCGCCAGCTGGACTTGTTCCTGGAGGGGTTGGATATCTGGCCACATCAGCTAATGTTTGCCTTAGTTACaacccagctggattactgtcatGCATTCTAGGGAGGGTGGATTCTGGAAAGTGTTTCaaaacttcagtgggttcaaaacccttcagagccattgaccttgcaaaagacctgcctgGAGAGGGATGTCTCTTCTACCTACTGGGGCTGATGCAGAGGGtggtgtcaaggaaaattacaggcctgagcagaataaagtgtattaatgagaagccataatgatcaggtgtgttaaaactgagtcaggatgactcagcagtgctgatgcaacccAGGGAAGATGCAACCTATAATCTGATTgttcctgtatatgtatataggtgtgagttgtacagtcagttgtatcttcctgcttgaagatcacttctacatgttatgctgccagaatgctgtaaatacacgtttatttatttatttatttatttatttatttatttatttatttatttatttatttatttatttatttatttatttatttgatttctatcccgcctatctggtcttattcaaccactctaggttgctgaaggaaatgctgctggactgtgcgtgagttatttctggaactgcctggactgcgaattAGTCAGCTAAAACACCATTTTTCATCAACAGAAAGTTATGGGCCCAGCGCTGCAACCTGCGATACCTGCATTGCATCAAGGAAGCCGGTGAGTACCAGTGGGTACCAGAGAGGCAATAAGGAGTCCAGGGAAGTGAGAGTTCTGCCATTTAGAGCCCAgcaggggaagaaaaatggaggacCAACAGAAAAGCAGCATGCAGGCATTTGGCAGTATGGGAGGTTTTCCTGTAaccagactgaatgaaaataattaccaGACATGGTCAGTGAAAGCTGAGCTGTTTTTGAGAAGGGAGGAATTGTGGCAAATAGTAAACAATCTCCCTGCTGTCCTAGGTAAGgaggaacaaaggaaaaatgaaaaggctTTGTCTACAAtaattctttgcctggaagacaGCCAACTGACTCATGTAAGTGGACTGATTTCAGCTAAAGAATGTTGGGACACGCTGAAATGAATTTATGTTCGTGATTCAGCAGGGAGTAAAGTATCCTTAACCAGAAAGCTGTATAAAGCTAAACTAGAAGAAGGTGAAAGCATGTCCCATAACTTACAAAAGATGAGGAACCTGTTTAATGAGCTCCAACAGAGAAACATGGAATTTACAGAGTCGCATAAGGCATATATTATTTTGAGCAGTCTTCCGGAGAGTTATGACGTGCTAGTCACAAGCCTTGAATCTATGCCAGAAAGAGATTTAACTCTTCGGTATATCACGAGCAGGTTTCTTGAGGAGtcaagaaaatgaagtgaaaggtTAGAAGATAAAATGAGACATGACAGCCCACATCAGAGAAAACATGACAGCCCACAGCAAACATGACAGCCCACAGTGAAGGAGAACTGTTTCCAGGAGGGGAGAGCAAGAAAACAAAGCATTTGCAGTGAAACGTTGCTTCATCTGTAACTCTCAGAGGCATCTTCAGCAGGATTGTTCACAAGCCTCCAgcaggagaaataaaaatgagaaaaaagggAGTATTTTTCTTGTGCAGGCAGCTGCTGATAAGACCAAGGTCACCACCTGGATTCTGGACAGCGGAGCTGTTTGCCATTTAACTAATGATAggaagttgttttcttttctagaagcTTCAGAACACAGCTTTGTGACCTTGGCAAATGGAGAAAGATCTCCTGTGGCTGGAGAAGGGACGATATTTATACCAGGTTTGAGAGAACAGCTTAAAAAtgttctgctagttccaaaactGGACTGTAACATACTTAGTGTCTCTAAGCTTGATAAAGAAGGCTATACAGTGATGTTTGCTGACAGCACCTGTAcaattaagaaagaaaatgaggtttgTGCCACAGCAAAACTAGAAAACAATTTATATGCACTAAAAGAGAACAAAGTGGCACAGAATATGATTAGGAACATACCCTTTCATAATCAATGTGCCCACCTGTTGCGTAGAAGGCTGGAGCATGCAAATTTCAGAGtggtacagaaaatggaaagttttGCTAAGGGTGTGAAAGTAAAATCATGTAAAAACTACCTGGACTGTAATATTTGTAAATATGCAAAATCGAAAATCAGTCCAAAGCCAAGGGAACCTACTAATCAAACACAGAGGGCATTTCAGCTGGTTCATGCAAACACAATTGGACCTTTTGTGCCATCTATGGGTAGAGCAAAATATGTGCTAGTCATTGTAGATGACTATATAAGGTACTCTTTTTGCTACttgatgaaaaacaaatcagaagtgtTCAATCATTTCAGAAATTGGTTAGCCTATGTGGAAAAGTGTTTTGATTAAAAAAGTGGCACAAATTCAGAAAGACAGAGGGTCTGAATTTATGTCAGAAACGTTTCAAACTTGGCTGAGAAACAATGGGATTTTTCATAGGAAGACCAGCCCATATTCTCCTTTTCAAATTGGGGTTGCAGAGCGTAGGAATGGAGTCCGACAGACAATGAAGGATGCTCTACTAGCTGATGCTGGTATGAGCCACGCCTAATGGGGAGGAGCTGTGGTTACTTCTTGCTATATTAACAGAATTTACTCTTCTGCTATAGAGCAAACCCCATACTATATGCTCTATGGGAGGGAGACTTCCATACAGCATATGAGATTTTTTGGTTGTAGTACTTGGGTACATGTACTGAAGGAAACCGGAAGAAAtggaaaaccaaaagcaaagaaaatgaggtttggGGGCTATGAAAGAGGGTCAAAGGCATATTGTTTCCTGGATGGAAACAACAATGTAGTAATTTCCAGATCTGCAAATTTTTGTGAACATGAGAACTGGGATAAGGTGCATGCAAACTCTCAAGTGTACATTCCCTTCACATAAAGACAGAAAAGTCAGAGAAATCAGGTAGAgccaaaggaagaggctgaagaaagcacCAGTCACAGCacctcagaagaagaggatgatggagAGTGTTGTCAGGCAGAAAGTGAGCCTGTAGTtaaggaagaaagacaaatcccAAGAAGGTCAGAAAGGGCTAATAAGGGAATCCCTCCAGAAAGGTTTGGTGTGGGAGAAATAAGAGTGTGTCACATATACCAAGAGTCCAAGAATTTTGAGGAGGTGATGCTTCTTcctgaaatagaaagaaagaaatgggaagaggCCATGAAAGATGAACTGAAGTCAATGGATGAACACGAGAGGTTCACTGAAACAAGGTTGCCACCAGGGCaaaaggtaataggtagtaagtgggtttacaagagaaaattgcaaaacaatggaaatTACAGGTACAAAGCAAGATTGGTGGTTCAGCGgtacacacagaagaaaaacgtacattacgatgaagttttttcGCCCACAGTGAAAACTGAAATACATGGCTCAGGCACCTGATTTTGAAAACTCCAAACCAGGAATGGTgtacaaattaaacaaagcaaCTTATGGCCTACGACAGTCAGCGAGAAATTGGAATCAGTGTCTACATACAGCTTTGGAGAAATTGAAATACAGGAATAGTTTGGCAGATCCATGTTTGTATgttaaagaatatggaaaagaacTAAACATTTTGCTGGCTTATGTAGATGACATTTGTGTTATGTCtaaagaaattgaaaaaggaattcaaattgaaGAACCTAGGCCCAATACAAAGTTAATTGGGGGTGCAAATccagaaacaagaaaaaggatAAGTGTTAAGTCAAAGttgaaaatagaacaaatgttgaCAAAGTATAACATGCAAGAATGTAAAAGTGCAAAAACTCCAATGACAGTGGACTTTCAAAAGTCAGAAActgaaaataatttgaaaatcaGGAGATATACCAGTCAGCAATAGGAAGTCTGATGTACCTAGCCAATTGGACTAGACCagaaacagt is a window encoding:
- the LOC110070298 gene encoding uncharacterized protein LOC110070298: MECGKSFNQSNSFNLHQRIHTGEKPFMCEECGKSFIQKGYLNTHKRIHTGEKPFMCEECGKSFSQKGYLNTHKRIHTGEKPFTCEECEKSFSFSSSLSSHQRIHTAEKPYKCMECGKSFSNRRSYRDHQRIHTGEKPFKCMECGKSFNRSYSFNLHLRTHTGEKPFKCLECGMSFCQSGGLRAHQRIHTGEKPFTCEECGKSFSQRDYLNTHKRNHTGEKPYKCMECGKSFRDRGSYRDHQRIHTGEKPFKCMECGKSFNKSSHFNLHQRTHTGEKPFKCLECGTSFCQSGGLRAHQRIHTGEKPFTCEECGKSFSESSHLSRHQRIHTGEKPFKCLECGTSFRQSGGLRIHQRIHTGEKPFRCMECGKSFCRSDGLHSHQRTHTK